A genome region from Leguminivora glycinivorella isolate SPB_JAAS2020 chromosome 13, LegGlyc_1.1, whole genome shotgun sequence includes the following:
- the LOC125232547 gene encoding uncharacterized protein LOC125232547 has translation MKMWSDFQGSGGGCGAKRRGGSPCEGGGKVARWEDSIARLEAVAAGAGGGDCWREDEERRACRRRWCGGWCGAHDTIRAENGKSYLELGGAAARACCDGRAAGRCASRRCYRERRLKMMNLCALKLARFRQTADPSLRRSVLVCNTLRGIEREMERESVEEAPFEPACMPGGAARCELLGARDPAAGRATPFPSPPPPDRDSGYGDEEQRTIDWGSVLSLSSRSALDPPEDAWPDDWGWSEDSFVRLLVPTS, from the coding sequence GGCTCGGGCGGCGGGTGCggcgccaagcggcgcggcggctCCCCGTGCGAGGGCGGCGGCAAGGTCGCGCGCTGGGAGGACTCGATAGCGAGGCTAGAGGCGGTGGccgccggcgccggcggcggGGACTGCTGGCGCGAGGACGAGGAGCGGCGCGCCTGCCGCCGGCGCTGGTGCGGCGGCTGGTGCGGCGCGCACGACACCATCCGCGCCGAGAACGGCAAGTCCTACCTCGAGCTGGGCGGCGCCGCGGCGCGCGCCTGCTGCGACGGCCGCGCGGCCGGCCGCTGCGCCTCCCGGCGCTGCTACCGGGAGCGGCGGCTCAAGATGATGAACCTGTGCGCGCTCAAACTGGCGCGCTTCCGCCAGACGGCGGACCCCTCGCTGCGGCGGTCGGTGCTCGTGTGCAACACGCTGCGCGGCATCGAGCGCGAGATGGAGCGCGAGAGCGTCGAGGAAGCGCCCTTCGAGCCGGCGTGCATGcccggcggcgcggcgcgctgCGAGCTGCTGGGCGCGCGGGACCCGGCCGCCGGGCGCGCGACGCCCTTCCCCTCCCCGCCGCCGCCGGACCGCGACTCCGGCTACGGCGACGAGGAGCAGCGCACCATCGACTGGGGCTCGGTGCTGAGCCTGTCGTCCCGGTCGGCGCTCGACCCCCCCGAGGACGCGTGGCCCGACGACTGGGGCTGGAGCGAGGACAGCTTCGTGCGGCTGCTGGTGCCGACGAGTTAG